In Halogranum gelatinilyticum, the DNA window CGCGACGGTGTTCCAGTAGACTTCGACGCCCTGTTTCTCGACGACTCCACAGCGGCCGGAGACCGTCTCGTACTCCTCGGGTGAGAGGAGTTCGACCACCTCGCCGACGTACCGCTCGCCGTCGACCTTCCGCGGGAAGACGACGAGGTCGAGTTCGCGGAGCAGATACGGGGGCAGTCCCTGTTCGACGACGCGGTTGACGAGCGTCTCGATGTCCTCGGCGTGGGTGGTGCCGATGACGCCGTGGCCGGTGTTGAGCGTCTCCGCGAAGGTCTCGAAGCTCGCGGGCGTGTTGATCTCGGCGATGACCTCGACGTCGGGGTTCAGATAGTTGGTCTCGGTCATCAGGTCGGCCATCGTGACGCGCTTGTACTCGTTCTCGTGGTCGCGGGTCGTCAGCGACACGCCCGTCTCGTGGGGCAGGTCGACCTCGCGAGACCCTTCGTCGATGCTGATGGGCCGGTCGTCGTAGGGGATGAAGGGCATATGCGCGTTCATCAACGTTGTCTTGCCGACGCCGGTCGGTCCGGAGAAGAGCACGACGCCGTGGTGTTCGTAGAGCAACCAGAGCAGCGTGACCAACTCGGTCGAGAGCGCGTCGGCGTCGACGAGGTCGACGGGCGTCATCGCCTCCGGCGACTGCTTGCGGATGGAGACGTGCGGCCCACCCTCGCTGATGACCGGAAGTGCGACCGCACACCGAATCGTCTCGTCGACTGTCGGCGGGTCGAGGTTGACCTTCGCGGAGGGCGTCGTCGCGTTCAACTCCGTGCCGTCGCTGGCGGCGAGTTGGGTGACGACGTTGACGAAGGCCGTCTCCTCGTCGAACCGGAGGTTCGTCGGCACCCGGCCGTCGCGACGTTCGTCGCCGACGACGTCGGTGCGCGGGACGACTTTCACGCGCTCGCCGACGCGGTTGGCCTCGATGTCTTCGAGATGTGGGTCACGGATGGGGACGGTCAGGATGCTCTCGCCGACGTAATCTCTGAGAACGTAGTAGACCAGATCGTCCAGTCGGTCGTCGGCGAAGCGGCTGTTCACGGGCGGGACGGCGAGGTCGTACTCGGCGAGCGCGCGCTTGAGACGGAACGTGGCCGCGTCGAGCCACGCGCGGGTGTTCCGCGCCGTCAGCCGCCGCGAGAGGAACTGTTCGGCCCGGTCGCCGACGAACGCGCGGCGATCCTCGACGACGCGCTCGACGTTCGCCTCCCAGATGCGGGATTTGCACTCCTCGATGAGTTCCTCGTCGCCGGGCAGCAGGTCCGGTTCGAGGACGGCGTACTTCGTCGTGAACTGGTCGCTCCCGAGGACGTGCTGGCGGTAGACTGCGACGTCGACGCCGAAGCCACAGAAGGGGACGGTGTAGCGCGTCAGCCGTTCGCCAGCGACGTTGCTGACGTACTCGGCGTCGGCACCGAACTCGGTCGTCGCAGGCGCGTAATCCTCGGTGTGGACGACGAGGCGACGGTGTCCCGGCTCGGCGGCCGCGTCGCCGCCCGCGTCGACTACGTCGATTCGACCGTCGAGCGCGAGCGGCGTCAGGTCGCCGAGCATGCGCAACTCGCAGAGCGCGTGGTAGTCGACGCGACGGCGGGTCGCCGCGGAGGTCTCGAGCAGGCGGTCGAGAACGCGCTCGTACTTCGGTGCGAAGCCGGATTCGGCGCGCTCGACGGCTCCCTCGCGCGTCAGCGGTCGGCGGCCGCTGGCGGCACTGAAATGCTCGCGGACCCGTGCCATCGCGTCCGCACCAGCGGTGCCGAGGACCGGTTCGCGGACTCTGTACGCGAAGCCCGTTGCGGTCTCTCGGACGGTGGCAACGACGTTCGGATGAACCTCGTACTGGGCACGGACGTCGGGAGCGTACCACGCGTCGGCGTCGTCCGGCGGGAGCGGCGGCGGGACCGTCGTCGACGAACTCGGTTCGCGTCCGGTGGCTGACATGGCTGGTTCTCGTGTCCTTCTCAGGTTTAAAATTTCTGTCCTGCTAGTGTTGGATTATCTCTCCACAGCACTCAGAAACGACGGGCAATGGGACCAGCGACTGGGGGAGTCACGCCATGCATCCGCGGTCGACCCGACCGTTCTGTTGTCTTCCCAACACCACGACGGCCTCGAAACGTCTTTACCTCGTTTCTTGCTACCTCGTAGCGTGACTCGAAAGTGAACCGCAAGACTGCCCTGACAGTGGTCCTCGCGCTCGCGGCGGTCGTCGCCCTCTCGCTCTCGGCGGCCACCCTCGACACCGCCACGAACGTCGGGTCGGGGGGTGCCTTCGGCGGCGGTCCGACCAGCGACTCGGGTCTCGGCGGTGACTCGTCGTCCGAGCGGGACGTCGGACTGCAGGGAGACCCCCTCGGCGGCGGGGCCCCGATCCAGATCTGTGTGCCGTGGCTCGCCTCGCAGGGAGCTATCGCCGGTCTCCTCGCAACCTTCGCGCTCCTCGCGACGCTCGTCTACTGGCGGTCGCGCTCGCTGCTCGTCGTCGTCGCCATCCTGTTCGTGACCGGCATCCCGACCGGAATCGTCCACGCACTGCTCACGAGCTGTCAGAGTGCCGCGTTGAACCGACCTAGCTCCCTCATCCCCGGAGCGGGCAACAACACCTCCTTTTTCCCCGGTGCGAGCGGCGCGACCGGGCTGAATCAGGCCGGG includes these proteins:
- a CDS encoding type II/IV secretion system ATPase subunit, coding for MSATGREPSSSTTVPPPLPPDDADAWYAPDVRAQYEVHPNVVATVRETATGFAYRVREPVLGTAGADAMARVREHFSAASGRRPLTREGAVERAESGFAPKYERVLDRLLETSAATRRRVDYHALCELRMLGDLTPLALDGRIDVVDAGGDAAAEPGHRRLVVHTEDYAPATTEFGADAEYVSNVAGERLTRYTVPFCGFGVDVAVYRQHVLGSDQFTTKYAVLEPDLLPGDEELIEECKSRIWEANVERVVEDRRAFVGDRAEQFLSRRLTARNTRAWLDAATFRLKRALAEYDLAVPPVNSRFADDRLDDLVYYVLRDYVGESILTVPIRDPHLEDIEANRVGERVKVVPRTDVVGDERRDGRVPTNLRFDEETAFVNVVTQLAASDGTELNATTPSAKVNLDPPTVDETIRCAVALPVISEGGPHVSIRKQSPEAMTPVDLVDADALSTELVTLLWLLYEHHGVVLFSGPTGVGKTTLMNAHMPFIPYDDRPISIDEGSREVDLPHETGVSLTTRDHENEYKRVTMADLMTETNYLNPDVEVIAEINTPASFETFAETLNTGHGVIGTTHAEDIETLVNRVVEQGLPPYLLRELDLVVFPRKVDGERYVGEVVELLSPEEYETVSGRCGVVEKQGVEVYWNTVAWRDTAGEFHLDYGHPQLGDDSRTVDVRTFERLASRTDRDVDAVEAEFHRKHRYVQYLVREGVSDVTALFEFLADLRTDEAATVERVSRQLELAERRRETGAESEAVADGGVGNETVDGDSRAGSGR